From the genome of Pseudomonas helvetica:
AATCATCCCCGCGTTCTGTCACATCCCGCTCCACTATCGTCTCCTCAGAACCATGCCCTTGTGGAAACTTGCCCTTGAGTTTCCAGGCAAACGCAATGATCTCGGCAATCGTGCGATAGAGCTCTTCAGGGATGCTTTCACCCAGCTCCATCCTCGCCAGCAGTTTCACCAGTTCGGCGTTCTCATATATCGGCACTTCATAGTCGCGGGCGATCTTCAGAATCGCTTCGGCCAGTTCGTCATCGCCTTTGGCAGTGAGTGTCGGGGCATGGCTGCCGTCGTATTTGAGGGCGATGGCCTGGCGCGGTGGCGTGTGATTGTTCATGCGGTTTCGTCGACCCAGCGTTGTTCGAGACGGGTTTGATTGCCATGGGGCGGTGTGCCGAGGTGGCAATTCAGGTCGCCAACATTCAGGCCTGATGCCAATAGCTGCGCGCGCAAGCCCTCCAGGTTGCTTTCGATCAGGCTGGCGGTATAAGGCCGCTCGGCCCAGAGCTGGCTGGAGAGTTTGCCCTGGGCCAGCTGTGCCTGGATCTGCAACGGCCCGAGCGGTTCCATGTCGAACGCCAGCTCGACTCGCCAAAGCCGTTGTTTCGGCTCGCGCTCGACGGATTTCTCGTGTTGTTCCTTCTCGGGGGTGTCCTCGCGTTGAAACTTGACCTGCAACGGCACGATGTCTTGCAGGTTGCGCATGGGGATTTCCAGCTGCCAGGTGGTTTGCAGCTTGCCATCCTCGGTCATGCCGGTCTGTTCCAGGCTCGACAGTTGATGGCTTTGCAGGCGTGAAACGGCCGCTGCAGCCAGGCGCAGCAAATGCTCCAGATCGCCTTCACCTTCCAGGCTTTGCAGCAACCGCGAGGGCAGGGGGAAGCCGCTCGGCTGCGGTTTGGCGCTGACCTGCCCGAGGGTGCCGAGGGCGCTGCGGACAAAGCTTGGCAGCGCCTGCGCCAGGGTGTTGGCGGCGATGATCGCGTTGAAACTGGTATTGGCCGGCAGGTCGGGGGCCAATTGTGCGATCAATCGCAGCAAATTGCCTTTCATGTCCGGCGTCAGCGCAGGGTTCTGTCCGGTGAGCAGTTTGCTTTCCAGAAACAGCCCGCTGTTGACCAGCGCCTGCGCCAGACCTTTGGGGGTGCTTAGTTGCTGAACGTCTGGCAGGTCGGCAAGCAGTTTGTCGACGGCGGCGCGCAGATCGTCGGAGGTGGTGTCGGAGGCTGGCAGGTTTTGCAGGGCATCGATCAGCCCGCTCAATGAGCCTTGGCGACTTTGCTGGGCCAGCAGTTGTTGACTCACCGCCAGTTGCTCCTGACGACTGGCCAGTGGCACGAAGCTCAGGCTTTGCGCGCCCTGGACCAAGGCACTGAGCAGGCTGCCGATGCGCAACGGCTGCGGGCTGTCGATGCTCAAGGTGCTGCCACTGAGCGCGGTATTGAGCACACTCACCAGCGAGCGATAGACCGCCGCCTGCCCCGGTGTTTGCGGCATCAGCTGGGTGGTCAGGACTTTACCTTGCAGCAAGGTGCCGACCGGCAGTTGTGAGGTGTCGAGACGGGTGAGGGCGGCGATGTTGGAGGCGATGGCCTGTTGCACAGTAATCGCCAGGCTGCCGGCTGAAGGTTGACTGACCGTCAGGTTGGTACCTTGAGGCAGAGGCTGGTTGCTGGTGGCTTGCACAGTGGTCTGACGGCCACTGTCCAGAGTGACCTTGAGCAGCAACTGGAAAGCCTGGTCGTTCTGTTTGAGCGACAGCACTTCAGCGCTGGCGCTTTGGCCTGCGGCGATCAAACCTTCCACCGGGGTCTGCAACTTGAGCAACTCACCACTGACCACCAGCGGGCGCGAGGTGGCCGGCGTCGTAGCGGGCAGTGGAAGGATGTTCATCTCGCCGGTCATCAGGTCACACCCTGTCGAAATTGCCCTCTTTGGAGTAGGACATGACATGTATAATGCCGCCCCGTTGTTGTCGGGGCGCGGAAAACATCGCAAATGTTTGACGCAGCTCTCTAGAACAGGCCGTCAATACATCTATGCTGCATCACTTTAACGGCCGCTCCATTGCCGACTTGAACCGTAAAGGCCCGCGATCTCTTGACCATCCCTCTACTAGAAGCCGTAGCGCTCGCCTGTGAGCGAGACTGGCGGATGCTCTTCGAAAACCTCGAGTTGCGTCTGGGCCGCGGTGACATGTTGCAGATCAGCGGCCCCAACGGCAGCGGAAAGACCAGCCTTTTGCGCCTGCTCGCCGGACTGATGCAGCCGACCAGCGGCCAGGTATTGCTCAACGGCCAGCCCTTGAACACGCAACGCCCGGAACTGGCCCACAACCTGTTGTGGATCGGCCATGCCGCCGGAATCAAGGACCTGCTGACCCCTGAAGAGAACCTCAGCTGGCTGTGCGCGTTGCATCAGCCGGCGACGCATGAGGCGATCTGGCAGGCGCTGGCAGCGGTAGGACTGCGCGGTTTCGAAGATGTTCCTTGTCACACCCTGTCCGCTGGTCAACAACGCCGCGTGGCCCTGGCCCGCTTGTATCTGGACAGCCCGGCGCTATGGATCCTCGACGAACCATTCACCGCGCTGGATAAACAAGGCGTCGCCCAGTTGGAAGAACACCTGGCCGCACACTGCGAGCGAGGCGGCATGGTGATTCTGACCACTCACCACACGTTGGCCCGGATGCCGGCCGGTTACCGCGACATCGATTTGGGGCAGTGGGCCGTATGAGTGTTTTCGCACTGTTGGTCGCCCGTGAGGCGCGTTTGCTGTGTCGGCGTCCTGCCGAGCTTGCCAACCCTCTCGTGTTCTTCGCCATTGTTGTCTCAATGTTTCCATTGGCGGTCGGACCTGAGACACAATTGTTGCAAACCTTGTCACCAGGGCTGGTCTGGGTCGCGGCCCTTTTATCGGTTTTGCTCTCGCTGGACGGGCTTTTCCGCAGTGATTTCGAGGACGGATCCCTTGAACAGTGGGTCCTTTCGTCGCACCCCCTGCCTCTTCTGGTTTTGGCAAAGGTGCTGGCACACTGGGCGTTTTCCGGCTTGGCACTGGTGTTGCTTGCCCCGTTATTGGCGTTGATGCTCGGTTTGCCTGCCGCTTGTCTGCCGGTTTTGCTCTTGTCGCTGTTGCTCGGTACACCGGTATTGAGCTTGCTCGGTGCGGTGGGCGCGGCGCTGACGGTCGGTTTGAAACGCGGTGGCTTGCTGCTGGCGTTGTTGATTCTGCCGCTGTACATCCCGGTGTTGATTCTCGGCAGTGGCGCCTTGCAGGCAGCCTTGCAGGGTATGCCGGCAACCGGTTATTTGCTGTGGCTTGGTAGCCTGACCGCCCTGGCGATAACCCTGACACCCTTTGCAATAGCCGCTGGCCTGAAGATCAGCGTCGGCGAATAATGAGGTCTGGTTAAATTTTAACCAGTAAAGACCCTGGTTCTTCGTGATGGCGAAGAACAACCGTGATGGAAACAGTAATGAACTGGACCTGGTTTCATAAGCTCGGCTCGCCCAAATGGTTTTACGGCATCAGCGGCAAACTGCTGCCCTGGCTGAGTGTCGCGGCGTTGCTGCTGATCGGCGTCGGCGTGGTCTGGGGCCTGGCCTTCGCGCCGCCGGACTACCAGCAAGGCAACAGCTTTCGAATCATCTACATTCATGTGCCGGCCGCCATGCTGGCGCAGTCCTGCTACGTGATGCTGGCGGTCTGCGGCATTGTCGGGCTGGTGTGGAAGATGAAACTGGCGGACGTCGCCCTGCAATGCGCAGCGCCGATCGGTGCCTGGATGACCGCTGTGGCGTTGGTCACCGGGGCGATCTGGGGTAAACCGACCTGGGGCTCGTGGTGGGTCTGGGATGCGCGACTTACGTCCATGCTGATTCTGCTGTTTCTGTACTTCGGTCTCATTGCGCTGGGCAACGCCATCAGCAATCGTGACAGCGCGGCCAAGGCCTGCGCGGTGCTGGCGATTGTCGGCGTGATCAACATCCCGATCATCAAGTACTCGGTGGAGTGGTGGAACACCCTGCACCAGGGCGCAACCTTCAGCCTCACCGAAAAACCGGCAATGCCAGCCGAAATGTGGCTGCCGTTGCTGCTGACGGTGCTGGGTTTCTACTGTTTCTTCGGCGCCGTGCTGTTGCTGCGCATGCGCCTTGAAGTGCTCAAGCGCGAAGCCCGTGCCAGCTGGGTCAAGGCCGAAGTGCAAAACAGCCTGGAGGCCGCGTAATGAGTTTTGCTTCATTCGGCGACTTCCTCGCCATGGGCCATCACGGTCTTTATGTCTGGTCGGCTTATGGCATCTGCCTGGCGGTACTGGCTCTCAACGTGGCTGCGCCGATCCTGGCCCGCAAGCGTTACCTGCAACAAGAGGCGCGCCGTCTGCGCCGGGAGAACAGCAAGTGAATCCGCTGCGTAAAAAGCGTCTTATCATTATTCTCGCGATCCTGGTCGGTGTCGGCGCAGCTGTCGGCCTGGCCCTCAGTGCCCTTCAGCAGAACATCAACCTCTTTTACACACCGACCCAAATCGCCAATGGCGAAGCCCCGCAAGACACGCGCATTCGTGCTGGCGGCATGGTCGAGAAGGGCTCGCTGCAACGCTCCGGCGATTCGCTGGACGTGAAATTCATCGTCACCGACTTCAATAAATCCGTGACCATCACCTACCGCGGCATCCTCCCGGACCTGTTCCGTGAAGGGCAGGGCATCGTTGCGCTGGGCAAACTGAATGCAGACGGCGTGGTGGTGGCTGACGAAGTGCTGGCCAAGCACGACGAGAAATACATGCCGCCAGAAGTGACCAAGGCGCTCAAAGACAGTGGTCAATCCGCTCCAACACCCGCGAAGGAGGGTTGATCCATGACCTCAGGCATCTTCATTCCCGAGTTGGGCCATCTGGCGATGATTCTCGCCCTGTGCTTTGCCATCGTTCAGGCCACCGTGCCGTTGCTCGGTGCCTGGCGCGGTGACCGCATGTGGATGGGCCTGGCCCAGCCAGCGGCCTGGGGCCAGTTCACTTTTCTGCTGTTCGCCTTCGGCTGCCTGACCTACGCCTTCATGACCGATGACTTCTCGGTGGGGTATGTCGCCAACAACTCCAACAGCGCCTTGCCGTGGTACTACAAATTCAGCGCGGTATGGGGCGCCCACGAAGGTTCCTTGCTGCTCTGGGCGTTGATTCTCGGCGGCTGGACCTTCGCCGTGTCGATCTTCTCCCGGCAGTTGCCGCAGGTCATGCTGGCTCGCGTGCTGGCGGTGATGGGCATGATCAGCACCGGGTTCCTGCTGTTTCTGATTCTCACCTCGAACCCGTTCGCACGGGTTCTGCCGCAGATTCCCACTGACGGTCATGACCTCAACCCGTTGCTGCAAGACATTGGCCTGATCGTTCACCCGCCGATGCTCTACATGGGTTATGTCGGTTTCTCGGTGGCCTTCGCCTTCGCGATTGCTGCCTTGCTCGGCGGGCGTCTGGATGCGGCGTGGGCCCGTTGGTCGCGGCCCTGGACCATCGTCGCCTGGGCGTTCCTCGGTATCGGCATCACCCTCGGCTCCTGGTGGGCCTACTACGAACTCGGCTGGGGCGGCTGGTGGTTCTGGGACCCGGTGGAAAACGCCTCGTTCATGCCTTGGCTGGTCGGTACGGCGCTGATTCACTCGTTGGCCGTGACTGAAAAACGCGGCGTGTTCAAAAGCTGGACCGTGTTGCTGGCCATTGCCGCGTTCTCGCTGAGCCTGCTGGGAACCTTCCTGGTGCGTTCCGGTGTACTGACCTCGGTGCACGCGTTTGCCTCGGACCCCGCGCGGGGTGTGTTCATCCTGATCTTCCTGCTGTTTGTGGTCGGCGGTTCGCTGACGCTGTTTGCCCTGCGTGCGCCAGTGGTCAAGAGCCACGTCGGCTTCAACCTGTGGTCGCGTGAAACCCTGCTGCTGGGCAACAACCTGGTGCTGGTGGTCGCGGCTTCGATGATTCTGCTCGGCACCTTGTACCCGCTGGTGCTCGATGCCCTGAGCGGCGCCAAGATGTCGGTCGGCCCGCCGTATTTCAACGCGTTGTTCATTCCGTTGATGGCGTTGCTGATGGTGGTGATGGCCGTCGGTGTGCTGGTGCGCTGGAAAGACACCCCGGTGAAATGGCTGATGAATATGCTGACCCCGGTGTTGCTCGGTAGCGCTGCTTTGGCGGTCGTCGCCGGGATCGCTTATGGCGACTTCAACTGGGCCGTGCTGGCGACCTTCATGCTCGCGGCCTGGGTGTTGCTGGCCGGTGTGCGTGACATTTTCGACAAGACCCGCAACAAAGGCCTGATCAAAGGCCTGTCGAGCCTGACCCGCAGCTATTGGGGCATGCAGGTTGCGCACCTCGGTATCGCCGTGTGCGCCTTGGGCGTGGTGCTTTCAAGCCAGAACAGCGCCGAGCGCGATCTGCGCCTGGCACCGGGCGAGTCGATGGACCTTGCCGGTTATCACTTCATTTTTGAGGGCGCCAAGCACTTCGAAGGACCGAACTTCACCTCCGACAAAGGCACCATTCGGGTGATCCGTTCGGGCAAGGAAGTCGCGGTGCTGCACCCGGAAAAACGTCTGTACACCGTGCAGAACTCAATGATGACCGAAGCCGGCATCGACGCCGGTTTCACCCGCGACCTGTACGTGGCGCTCGGTGAGCCGCTGGAGAATGGCGCCTGGGCCGTGCGCGTGCACGTCAAGCCGTTCGTGCGCTGGATCTGGTTCGGCGGTTTGCTGACAGGTTTCGGTGGGTTGCTGGCGGCGCTGGATCGTCGTTATCGGGTCAAGGTGAAAAGTCGCGTGCGTGAAGCGCTGGGCATGACGGGAGCCACTGCATGAGACGTTGGTTAATGGTGTTGCCACTGGCGCTGTTTCTGCTGGTGGCGGTGTTTCTTTACCGGGGGCTCTACCTGGACCCGGCCGAGCTGCCCTCGGCGATGATTGGCAAGCCGTTCCCCGAGTTTTCCCTGCCGACCGTGCAAGGCGACAAGACCTTGACCCGCGCTGATCTGCTGGGCAAACCGGCCCTGGTCAACGTCTGGGGCACTTGGTGCATTTCCTGCCGGGTCGAGCATCCGGTGCTGAACAAACTGGCCCAGCAGGGTGTGGTGATTTATGGCGTCAACTACAAGGACATCAACACCGATGCCTTGAAGTGGCTGGTCGAGTTCCACAATCCGTACCTGCTGGACATCCGTGACGAGGCGGGCTCCCTGGGCTTGAATCTCGGCGTTTACGGCGCTCCCGAAACCTTCTTCATCGACGCCAAAGGCATCATCCGCGACAAATACGTCGGGGTGATCGACGAAGTGGTCTGGCGCGAAAAACTGGCGGCCAAGTATCAGGCGCTGGTCGATGAGGCCAAACCATGAAGCGCTGGATTGCTGCCGCCGTACTCGGCCTGAGTATCGCCGGAGTCGCTCACGCGGCCATCGACACTTACGTGTTCGCCAATGACGCCGAGCGCGAGCGTTTTCACGAACTGACCAAAGAACTGCGTTGCCCCAAGTGCCAGAATCAGGACATTGCCGATTCCAATGCACCGATCGCCGCTGACCTGCGCAAAGAGATTTTCCGCATGCTCGGCGAGGGCAAGGACAACCAGCAGATCATCGACTTCATGGTCGACCGCTATGGCGACTTCGTGCGCTACAAGCCAGCCCTGAACAGCAAGACCGCGCTGCTGTGGTTTGGCCCGGCCGGGTTGTTGCTCGGTGGCGTGCTGGTGATCGCCGTAATCGTCCGTCGCCGTCGTGCCGAGCGCACGGCAGGTACCGACACGCTTTCTGTTGATGAGCGCAAGCGCCTCGACCAACTGTTGGATAACACCAAGAATGATTGATTTCTGGCTCGCTGCAGGTCTGCTTCTACTGGTTGCCCTGAGTTTTTTGTTGATCCCTGTTCTGCGTGGCCGTCGGGCCCAGCGTGAAGAGGATCGTACCGCGCTGAACGTGGCGCTTTACCAGGAACGCGTGGCTGAGTTGCAGGCTCAACAGGCCGAAGGCGTGCTTGATGCGACGCAAATGAGCGCCGGGCGTGACGAAGCCGCTCGTGAACTGCTGGCGGATACCGAAGGCGTCGACACGGGCCGGGTTTCCCGTCTGGGCAAGCCGTTGCCAGTGCTGGCAGCGATTCTGGTGCCGGTGTTGGGCCTGGGGCTGTACCTGCATTTCGGCGCCAGCGACAAGGTCGAACTGACCCGCGAATTTGCCCAGGCACCGCAATCGATGGAAGAGATGACCCGTCGTCTCGAACGCGCTGTGGCGGCTCAACCGGATTCGGCCGAAGGCCTGTATTTCCTGGGTCGTACCTACATGGCTCAGGACCGTCCTGGCGACGCTGCGAAGATCTTCGAGCGCACCGTGGCATTGGCTGGCCGTCAGCCTGAATTGCTCGGCCAGTGGGCCCAGGCGCAGTACTTTGCCGACAACAAAAAGTGGTCGGAGAAGATCCAGGCGTTGACCGACGAAGCACTCAAGGCCGATCCTAAAGAAGTCACCAGCCTTGGACTGTTGGGCATCGCGGCTTTCGAAGGCGAGCGTTATCAGGAGGCCATCGACTACTGGGGGCGTCTGTTGGCGCAACTGCCACCCGAAGATAACTCGCGCAGCGCGCTGGAAGGTGGCATTGCCCGGGCAACCGAAAAACTGCAAGCGAACGGCGCTACTGTCGCCAAGGCGCCAGTCGTAGCGGCCAAGCCGGCAGCGTTGCTGAAAGTGACGGTTGATCTGGCGGCGAACGTGAAAGCCAAGGTACAGCCAGGTGACAGCGTGTTCATCTTCGCTCGCGCAACCTCGGGGCCTCCGGCACCATTGGCAGCCAAGCGCCTGACCGTTGCCGATCTGCCAGCGACCGTCGAACTGGGCGATGCCGACGCAATGATGCCGCAATTGAAACTGTCGAACTTTCCTGAAGTCCAACTGGTCGCGCGCGTATCCCGTGCCGGCCAGCCGACTGCTGGCGAGTGGGTCGGTCGCAGCGAGCCTTTGGCCAGCAGCACTACCGCGCCGCAACAATTGACCATCGACAGCCCAGACAAATAATCAGGAATCCGCTATGACCGCCATCGCTCGTATCACCCTGCTCAGTCTTGTCTTGGGGTTAAGTGCATGTGCGGTCCAGCCACCGTCACATGAAGAGCGGTTGCCGCCCATTCCGTCATCGTACCCAGGCAGCAAACCGACGACCGCCCCTGGCAAACCGGTGACCCCAAACAAGCCCGGCAAGCCACAGCCGCGCACCTCCGCAAGCTTCGCCCCACCACCGGGCGGCAACAGCCACTGGGATGCGAAACTCGGCGTCTACGTCCTCGACAACCAGACCGACACCTTCTACCGCCAGCGCACCTACTACCACTGGAACAATGGCTGGAGTCGTTCGATCAGCCCGAACGGGCCGTGGGAAGAGATCGATATCCATGGCGTACCGCCAGGATTGGGCAAGCAATACAGTCAGTAACGAAAACGGCGACCCAAGGGTCGCCGTTTTGCATTGTGCGCCAGGCGTGGCGTGAAGGTTGAAACTGGCACGAATAGTGACTACTCATTGACTGACGATTGTTGAACAATCCTGAGGCGATGAGTATGAGTAGCGGACTGTCCCTGGCTGACCACATCACACTGGAGTTGCGCGCCGACATCATTGGCGGTCGCTTGCTGCCGGGGCGGGCGTTGGTGGAAGGCGATCTGGTGATTGCCTATAACGCCTCGCGCAATACCATCCGCGAAGCGCTGCACCGCTTGGGGCAGGAGGGCCTGACCCTTTATGTCCGAAATAAAGGCGTGATGGTTCGCCAGCTCGGCGCCGATCAGCTGCGCGACCTGTTTCAGGTCCGGCGCACGCTGGAGCTACAGGCCATCAGCGCCAGCCGACCGCTGCGCGAATACCAATCCGATCACATGCTCGACGCCATTGAAACCGCGCAGTTGGCCCGCGAGCGTGAAGACTGGCGGGCTGTCGGCACCCACAGCCTGCGTTTTCATCAACATATTGTCGGTTTGTTACGCAGCCCGCTGTTCGATGAATTCTTTACCAATGTCGTTGCGCAACTGCGCCTGGTGTTCAGTGCGGCGCCTGACGAGTCCCGCTTCCAGGCGCCCTGGCTTGAGCGCGACCGGCGCATTCACGACTTGCTGGTCGAAGGTGACAAGCCCGGCGCTTACGACGCCTTGAGCGACTATCTCGACGATTCCGAACAGCAATTGCTTGAGTTGTTCAACCATCCTTCCCGTCATTGATCGAGGACTCATGCCATGTACAAAGACTATCCCGCGGCTTATCAGGTCAGTAAGGGCTCGGCGTTACAGGTCGATAAAGCCTTCTACGAGCGGATCCGCGATACACCGGCCGCGCGCACGCTGATCGAGCAATTCGAAGTGCCGATCCGCACCGGACGCGCCTGGCACGTGCCGGCGGGGCATGTGTTCCGTGTGACCACACCCGTGGGCCCGCAAGTCGGGGACTTCAACGTCTGGAATGCCAACGACCCGCGCGAACGGCTGTGGGCTGCGCGGACCCGGCAATTGCAGGGCGCTCACGTCAGCACCCATGACCGGCTCTGGTCGAACCT
Proteins encoded in this window:
- a CDS encoding EscU/YscU/HrcU family type III secretion system export apparatus switch protein — translated: MNNHTPPRQAIALKYDGSHAPTLTAKGDDELAEAILKIARDYEVPIYENAELVKLLARMELGESIPEELYRTIAEIIAFAWKLKGKFPQGHGSEETIVERDVTERGDDY
- a CDS encoding flagellar hook-length control protein FliK, which gives rise to MTGEMNILPLPATTPATSRPLVVSGELLKLQTPVEGLIAAGQSASAEVLSLKQNDQAFQLLLKVTLDSGRQTTVQATSNQPLPQGTNLTVSQPSAGSLAITVQQAIASNIAALTRLDTSQLPVGTLLQGKVLTTQLMPQTPGQAAVYRSLVSVLNTALSGSTLSIDSPQPLRIGSLLSALVQGAQSLSFVPLASRQEQLAVSQQLLAQQSRQGSLSGLIDALQNLPASDTTSDDLRAAVDKLLADLPDVQQLSTPKGLAQALVNSGLFLESKLLTGQNPALTPDMKGNLLRLIAQLAPDLPANTSFNAIIAANTLAQALPSFVRSALGTLGQVSAKPQPSGFPLPSRLLQSLEGEGDLEHLLRLAAAAVSRLQSHQLSSLEQTGMTEDGKLQTTWQLEIPMRNLQDIVPLQVKFQREDTPEKEQHEKSVEREPKQRLWRVELAFDMEPLGPLQIQAQLAQGKLSSQLWAERPYTASLIESNLEGLRAQLLASGLNVGDLNCHLGTPPHGNQTRLEQRWVDETA
- the ccmA gene encoding cytochrome c biogenesis heme-transporting ATPase CcmA is translated as MLFENLELRLGRGDMLQISGPNGSGKTSLLRLLAGLMQPTSGQVLLNGQPLNTQRPELAHNLLWIGHAAGIKDLLTPEENLSWLCALHQPATHEAIWQALAAVGLRGFEDVPCHTLSAGQQRRVALARLYLDSPALWILDEPFTALDKQGVAQLEEHLAAHCERGGMVILTTHHTLARMPAGYRDIDLGQWAV
- the ccmB gene encoding heme exporter protein CcmB — protein: MSVFALLVAREARLLCRRPAELANPLVFFAIVVSMFPLAVGPETQLLQTLSPGLVWVAALLSVLLSLDGLFRSDFEDGSLEQWVLSSHPLPLLVLAKVLAHWAFSGLALVLLAPLLALMLGLPAACLPVLLLSLLLGTPVLSLLGAVGAALTVGLKRGGLLLALLILPLYIPVLILGSGALQAALQGMPATGYLLWLGSLTALAITLTPFAIAAGLKISVGE
- a CDS encoding heme ABC transporter permease codes for the protein MNWTWFHKLGSPKWFYGISGKLLPWLSVAALLLIGVGVVWGLAFAPPDYQQGNSFRIIYIHVPAAMLAQSCYVMLAVCGIVGLVWKMKLADVALQCAAPIGAWMTAVALVTGAIWGKPTWGSWWVWDARLTSMLILLFLYFGLIALGNAISNRDSAAKACAVLAIVGVINIPIIKYSVEWWNTLHQGATFSLTEKPAMPAEMWLPLLLTVLGFYCFFGAVLLLRMRLEVLKREARASWVKAEVQNSLEAA
- the ccmD gene encoding heme exporter protein CcmD — translated: MSFASFGDFLAMGHHGLYVWSAYGICLAVLALNVAAPILARKRYLQQEARRLRRENSK
- the ccmE gene encoding cytochrome c maturation protein CcmE; its protein translation is MNPLRKKRLIIILAILVGVGAAVGLALSALQQNINLFYTPTQIANGEAPQDTRIRAGGMVEKGSLQRSGDSLDVKFIVTDFNKSVTITYRGILPDLFREGQGIVALGKLNADGVVVADEVLAKHDEKYMPPEVTKALKDSGQSAPTPAKEG
- a CDS encoding heme lyase CcmF/NrfE family subunit, translating into MTSGIFIPELGHLAMILALCFAIVQATVPLLGAWRGDRMWMGLAQPAAWGQFTFLLFAFGCLTYAFMTDDFSVGYVANNSNSALPWYYKFSAVWGAHEGSLLLWALILGGWTFAVSIFSRQLPQVMLARVLAVMGMISTGFLLFLILTSNPFARVLPQIPTDGHDLNPLLQDIGLIVHPPMLYMGYVGFSVAFAFAIAALLGGRLDAAWARWSRPWTIVAWAFLGIGITLGSWWAYYELGWGGWWFWDPVENASFMPWLVGTALIHSLAVTEKRGVFKSWTVLLAIAAFSLSLLGTFLVRSGVLTSVHAFASDPARGVFILIFLLFVVGGSLTLFALRAPVVKSHVGFNLWSRETLLLGNNLVLVVAASMILLGTLYPLVLDALSGAKMSVGPPYFNALFIPLMALLMVVMAVGVLVRWKDTPVKWLMNMLTPVLLGSAALAVVAGIAYGDFNWAVLATFMLAAWVLLAGVRDIFDKTRNKGLIKGLSSLTRSYWGMQVAHLGIAVCALGVVLSSQNSAERDLRLAPGESMDLAGYHFIFEGAKHFEGPNFTSDKGTIRVIRSGKEVAVLHPEKRLYTVQNSMMTEAGIDAGFTRDLYVALGEPLENGAWAVRVHVKPFVRWIWFGGLLTGFGGLLAALDRRYRVKVKSRVREALGMTGATA
- a CDS encoding DsbE family thiol:disulfide interchange protein produces the protein MRRWLMVLPLALFLLVAVFLYRGLYLDPAELPSAMIGKPFPEFSLPTVQGDKTLTRADLLGKPALVNVWGTWCISCRVEHPVLNKLAQQGVVIYGVNYKDINTDALKWLVEFHNPYLLDIRDEAGSLGLNLGVYGAPETFFIDAKGIIRDKYVGVIDEVVWREKLAAKYQALVDEAKP
- a CDS encoding cytochrome c-type biogenesis protein, with the translated sequence MKRWIAAAVLGLSIAGVAHAAIDTYVFANDAERERFHELTKELRCPKCQNQDIADSNAPIAADLRKEIFRMLGEGKDNQQIIDFMVDRYGDFVRYKPALNSKTALLWFGPAGLLLGGVLVIAVIVRRRRAERTAGTDTLSVDERKRLDQLLDNTKND
- the ccmI gene encoding c-type cytochrome biogenesis protein CcmI, coding for MIDFWLAAGLLLLVALSFLLIPVLRGRRAQREEDRTALNVALYQERVAELQAQQAEGVLDATQMSAGRDEAARELLADTEGVDTGRVSRLGKPLPVLAAILVPVLGLGLYLHFGASDKVELTREFAQAPQSMEEMTRRLERAVAAQPDSAEGLYFLGRTYMAQDRPGDAAKIFERTVALAGRQPELLGQWAQAQYFADNKKWSEKIQALTDEALKADPKEVTSLGLLGIAAFEGERYQEAIDYWGRLLAQLPPEDNSRSALEGGIARATEKLQANGATVAKAPVVAAKPAALLKVTVDLAANVKAKVQPGDSVFIFARATSGPPAPLAAKRLTVADLPATVELGDADAMMPQLKLSNFPEVQLVARVSRAGQPTAGEWVGRSEPLASSTTAPQQLTIDSPDK
- a CDS encoding GntR family transcriptional regulator, producing MSSGLSLADHITLELRADIIGGRLLPGRALVEGDLVIAYNASRNTIREALHRLGQEGLTLYVRNKGVMVRQLGADQLRDLFQVRRTLELQAISASRPLREYQSDHMLDAIETAQLAREREDWRAVGTHSLRFHQHIVGLLRSPLFDEFFTNVVAQLRLVFSAAPDESRFQAPWLERDRRIHDLLVEGDKPGAYDALSDYLDDSEQQLLELFNHPSRH